CGGAAACCGTCGGTGGTGGTGGCTCGGACGCGAGGATCCGGTTGTCCGATCTGGCTTCGATCGTGGACGGAGACGAGGAGGAAGACGATTGGCTCGGAATCAGAAACGCGTTGAGACGGCTCGCTCGGCGTCATGAGCAGATGAGGTTGGGTGTGGGGGAGATGGAGCGGAGTCTTGCTCGGACGGTTTCGGGTTTGGAGAATGCGATGAGAAGGGAAAGGGATTGAAGAAGGATGATGGAAGCAACGTGACGGCGCGTGTGAACAGTTTCTAAATCAAATAAAGCGCGTGTGTTTTTCGTCGTCTTTTTTTGATAAGTCTCTTGTTTATTTTTACAGATTCGGCATTTTAATCGGTTCTTGATTGTGTGACATGAAACGAGACTTGTTGTTTTATGTTCGTGGGGTTTCTAGTCAATCAAAATGATGGTCTGCAATAATttgattaaataaaacattaaacgtAATGATTGTTCTACAATTTTCATTGGAATATTGATCAAAAAGctctttctatatattttgattttcagtttattttattttgcttgcTTATTGGATGTTAGTAGCAAAATTCTCAATAGTTTACTTGGACTTCAGCTTCTTTATCCGTTCCTATATACCGAAAAAGTCGCTGATGTGAACCAAACAATTCTTGATGAAGTATATTTGTCGTTCAGAAACAAAAAGATCGTTGCaccaaaaaagaagagaaagatcaaACGGTACAAGATAAGATGGTAGGATCATAGgtttttatgaagttttagctAGTCGTGTAAATGGATTAATTGTGCAGTGATCCAGCATGAATCGTGGTTATACTGCTCTATCAAATTAGGTTCTTGAATCCGGCCATAACCGGTGAGGTAGTTGGCAACACCACAATTGTGTACATGGTACCAACTCTTAGTGTAGAgactatttatttgttttcttgagTATGAGGATTGAGGAGATCATGAAGTCTACAATCCCGCGTATAAACATTAAACAAAGACTGaagaaatatgtttttatataatacatctAGTTACAATAAAATGTCAATCCCTAAAAAATTTGTATAACCAAACTGACACGCATAATGTCAAATAATGTTCTATTCtatgaattaaataaatttgaccTTTAACAGGTTGATACAACATTCAAGtagtgaattaaaaaaaaaactcgataaCGTTTTACTAGTTTGGCTAATGAAGTTGTGCGACCCCTCCGTATTATTACCAGCTGTTGTCTTTGTTTGAACTTCGAATAGTTAATGTAATggaacaatattaaaaaaatctaaacaaaaataCTAGCACTTGCAGATCGTTGAAGCACATATCACGTGTGACGAGTGTCTGTCGTGTCTATTAAGTTAACATAGAATTAGCTTTTGGCCAGTTTTATGAAAGTCCACGCTATACATACATCACTATAAAATAAGATGTTTACCGTAGACAGTAAACAATTTCATATTCccttgaaaaataaataatgttcTGTATATAGACGTTTACAAGTAGAAGCAACCCTAGTTTCAGAAGCCATGTAAGATTAATTATGCCGACAGTTAAGGGCATCTCCATCcctactccatttttttttctaaaatggagtaaaagtgattATGGAGTAAAGAATGCTCCAACCCAACCccatatctcactccataatgaagtttactccataaatggagtaatctattttttgtttgtttatcacTCCATTATAAAGTGGGAAATAGAGTAGGATTGGAgcaattttatttcattttcacttttactccattttggaagaaaaaatggtgttttacattggagatgctctaacaaACTTGTAAAAAAACAAAGTCAAATTAGCATCCCAGGGTAAAGTCGATCAGCTAAGTCAACCCAAcctaatcataaaataaaacatctCACGCCatctattttatgttttttttttttgcttatgaattaattttcaaatacgATGGTTGGAAAATTAATAATCATTATATTTCGATAGCGTAAAAGAAACAGATTATTCTCTTGGAAAATTTACAGTTGATTTTAATCATGTTGTTGTTATGTGTCGTGTGTAATGGAGGGCAGGTCCATAGCTGTTTCGTACTGTACTTCTGAGTATTTTCATATTCAGTTTGTAATTAATAAATGTTTCTTATATTAATCTTTTTGACTAACCAACAATAATAATATTGTATTTAATTCTATATTCTATAGTCATATCCACGacattttgtgtatatattcAGGCGCAGATAATCCAAAAATTTGCATATCTTATCTTTAAACAATACAAAGAAACCTCAAATCCAAtccaaacaaaaaccaaatatCTTCGTTTGTCTGAATGGAGAGAAGTTCAATGAAAGCTAAGCACGATCTTGATCATCTTCCTCACCAAAGCTTTTATGGAGATTACTCAAAAACTTTGGTTCCCAAGAACAAGAACTCCCAAATAATTACCAAGATCAAGCCTAAGATCCGTATCATACATATATTTGCGCCGGAGATCATCAACACCGACGTCAAGAACTTCCGTACACTTGTCCAAAGTCTGACCGGAAAAACGGAGATAACCAAAACAAGTCCTaagaaaaagacaaatattCCTGCGCCACAGCCTCCACCTCAAGAATCCGGCCAAGAACATACGGCGGAGCTGGTGAACAGTATCATAGGGAGCCACGTGGTGAAAGAAGAATGGAGATCAGGTTCGAACACAAACACTTACTTTGATTTAGATGGTTTGATTGATCTTGACGAAGACGACAACATATTCTCAAGTCGATGGTTTGATCTTCAAGTGCAATAAACTAAAGTAATCACACTTTGCCCTAAATCTAGGGCTTCTACTAAACTTGCGATGGTTCCTATTGGTTCTGATGATTTAATCATACGTTCGACTTGGGATGTAACAAGACATGGTTAGAGACATTGACCATCATGGTGCTCGAGTTGAGACGACGATCATCATATCGGTAGCGGGTATACATTATTTGCATAGATATATACacatgtttggatttttttgggTGCTATTTGATACAACTTGGTAGGCTGAGACTTTGCCAAGAAAGAGTGTGTATTGAAGAGTTCAACTTGGTGGACTGATTTTGCCGTGAGAAGTAAGTTTGAGTTTATGTAAAAACTCAGCTTAAAATTGGTGTAACACGTTGTACTCACACATGCGTGTATTAACTCTTTTTGATGTATTTGTGATTGACTTTTGCGTTGCAcaagtttatatatatgaaaaggcGAGAATGATTGCTGATGATGGAATTGTTTTGTTTCATCGTGaaagataaatatatgattattgGAAGCAAgtaaaataaaagtaacaaCATGATCTTTACCGGATAACTATAGTATTCTCAGTTCTGGATGTCTGATATATTTGTTCCAATCTCAATCAATAACATTATCAGTTTATTTTGGGATGACATAATGAGAACTGTCGTAAAAAGATATAAGATGACATGTAATGTTTTTGTAAATAATCATTAAAGCTACCTTCACTATTTTTAATAGTTGGGTTACATCATTCAATGGTTACAttctttataaattataatggCAAAGTTTACTAATGGAGAAATAAGAATTTCAAACCGTCCATTCGACCTAAGTAACGAATGCTATGCTGGCTTcaaagttttgtttctttcgtgaaaaaaatatacttattttatttgcTTGACATTTTTACTTTCTTCAATAAAACAAGTCATTGATACCATAAGtatatacttttttaaaattgtcAATTACCCATAAGTATATACTTATGATACCCTATAAGTATATACCAAACAGCTACTTTTAATACTGTCTTTTATTTTAGGCGTTAGAATAGTTGCAAGTGCTTCGAATCTTGCGAGTCACGGAACTGGATGAGATATAATCCCATAACGAACCAACCTGAACGGATTATAACCTCATTGGTTTGGCTCTTCATTTAGTTTATTGTTCCGGTTTAGTAGGAAGAATCCGAGTTTTGGATTGGTTATGTTGTAGTACCTGATGAACACTCATCAAGGCTGCAAATAATTTCATTATCTCTCGATTGATCGCTAAACTGAACGTGAATAATATTATATGagttgataaatatttttgaataatatacAGGTATACCTCAGATTAAAATGTGTATcaaatttttatgaaaaaatactcaaaaatatCAACTCTATATTTTACTCTGATTTTTATGTCGACAAATATTTTTCCCATTTTtagtcaaaataaataaatatattttcccaTTTGTTTCTCTTAAAATCGGCAAAGACTTTATTTTAAACCCTTTATCAACTTGAATGCATGTTGAACGTGAGCAAAATCCATCTCTAACAAAtacattgttattattattatccacAACTTTGGCAATCAAGTCAACCCAAGTGGCTCATACGTCAAGCGACTCAAGCCCCCAATCCATGCATTGCGTTTATTGGTCTTGAGTGAAGGAGTAAACTACGGGTACAAGGTCGCACACTAAACATAATATGACTAGAGGAAGAGGAGTCGTTGAATCGTACTCTTTAACTTTTGTGCATCTGAGTGTGGATTATATCATACAGTGATgggtttaattaaaaaaattgaaatcatgtcaTGAGACCCACCAAGCCCTGTCTGTAACTTTATGACACAATCGTTCGTGTGTCTCTACTAAATGCGTATATTTAACTTATGTACCTTATATGTATTTCTTATATCAAAACTATTCATATCTTATAAAAATCTTACTAGGTGGCCAAACCCGGTTCAATCCATAAACTGGATCCGGTTCGGTCCACTGAATGCCCAAGACATAGCTTGAAGCCCATCTCTATTTGAAGTTGATAAACCACATGCCCAAACCACACATTTTACCAACAAGGATGAAAACGAACATTCCATTTCCACTAAACCATGAGGGGTGTTCCAGTAAATATATCTACCTTCCTCCTCTCCTCCTTGAACCATCGACCGACCCGACCCGACCTGTTCCGTTATATATACACAGAATGGGTAAAGCAAAGGTGAAAATCTTGTACGTAGGTTTTATATCATTTCATACGAAGAGGAGAGAAATGGCTAATAGGAAGacctaaaaaataataattttcatttCGTATACAAAGGTTTCGAAatctgaattaaaaaaaaaaaaagacaaaagcaaatatttttataaaaagttgaaaattgaaaaaaactaTCCCTAAAAACTGCGAGCGTGTTGTTTTTGGTTTAGGCTAGTGAACAGAGAAGATGATGAAGGAAGAAGACACCGCAGTAACATCAA
The nucleotide sequence above comes from Brassica napus cultivar Da-Ae chromosome A9, Da-Ae, whole genome shotgun sequence. Encoded proteins:
- the LOC106365070 gene encoding VQ motif-containing protein 18 → MERSSMKAKHDLDHLPHQSFYGDYSKTLVPKNKNSQIITKIKPKIRIIHIFAPEIINTDVKNFRTLVQSLTGKTEITKTSPKKKTNIPAPQPPPQESGQEHTAELVNSIIGSHVVKEEWRSGSNTNTYFDLDGLIDLDEDDNIFSSRWFDLQVQ